From Demequina capsici:
GCAGCCGTGCCGGCGAGACGACGTGCCCCGCCGCGTCGCCTCCTTCAACCGCTCGCGATGCCGCGCATCGTCCCTGGTGAGCCCGTCAGTGGGCGGACATCAACCCCGACTGCTCGCCTGAAGCCTCGAGATAGGCGGTGCGACGGGCGAACAGACCGGGCACCAGGTCGCGCACCCGCGCGATCAGCTCGGGCATCGACGCGTTGACCAGCCGACCGTCGTCCACGACCACCTCGCCGGCCACCATCGTCAGCGTCACGTCGCCGCCCCGCACTGCGTGCACCAGGTTGTGGTGGATGTTCGCGTAAGGACCTTCCGGCAGCAGCGGGGTCATGCGCGGGGTGTCGGTGCGGACCGCGACCGCGTCGGCCTGCTTGCCCACCTCGAGCGAACCGAGCCGGTCGCCCTGGCCGATCGCCCGCGCGCCGCCCTTGGTGGCCATCTCCAGCACCTGCCAGGAGTCCATGGCCGCCGCATCCATGGCGCGCAGCTTGCCCATGAGCGAGGCGACCTTCATCTCCTCGAACATGTCCAGGTTGTTGTTCTCCTTCTCGCCGTCCGTGCCGATGCCGACCGCGATGCCGGCGTCCAGCAGCTCCGCCACCGGCGCGAACCCGCTGGCGAGCTTCATGTTGCTCACAGGGTTGTGCGAGACGCTCACGCCGTGATCCGCCATGAGCGCGATCTCACCAGCGTCCAGCCACACGGCATGCGCGATCATCAGCCGCGGCACGTCCATGAACCCCATGTCCTTGAGCGCGTGCATGGGTCGGCTCCCGGTGCGCTCAAGGAACAGCTCCACATCCAGCGACGACTCGCTGCAGTGCGTGTAGAGGCCGGTGCCGTACTGCTGGGCGAGCGCGATCGCGCGCCGCTGGCCCGCGTCGTCCGCGTAGAAGGGGTGCTCCAGACCCACCCACGGCATGATGCGACCGCCCGCCGCGCCGGTCCATTCGGCGAGCATCCGCTCGTTGTCGTCGAGCGTGTCGAAGTAGTAGTAGTCAGGGTGCTCGCCCACGTAGTTGACGGTGACCACGCGATTGCCGAGCGACGATGCGGCCCGCGCGGCGCCATCCATGTAGCGCCACATGTCCACGACAGTGGTGGTGCCGGACAGCAGGCCCTCCGCGTAGCAGAGCCACGACGCGGCCTCGGCGTCCTCAGGGCGGAGCACCCGGTGCATGGGGTCGATATGCAGTCGCAGCCACTCCCAGACCGGCAGGTGCTCGGCCGTGCCGCGCAGCATGCCCGAGTGGTGGTGGGCGTTCACGAGCCCTGGCATGAGCACGTGGTCGCTCAGGTGCCGAGCGGGCGCGGCGGGATACGCGGTTCGCAGCTCGTCCACGCCTCCGATGGCGACGATGCCACCGTCCTCGTGGGCGAAGCCCGCATGCGTGTGGACGGAACGCGCCTGGTCCATGGGGACCATCACGTCCGCGGTCAGGATCTGCACGGTCATGGGGACCTCCTCGCGTCGGCGAGAAGTCCACCACACCGGTGTTTCGCGGCAGTTACTGCGCAGGCACGCGGTGCCTGAAGGGACGACGAGCTAGCGGGTCTCGCTGCGGAGCCAGGTGAGCGCCTCCACGGCGAGCGCGTGGTCATCCTCCTGCGCCAACCCGGAGACCGTGAGCGTGCCGACCATCCCCACGCCCGTGACGAGGACGGGCACGCAGCCGCCGTGGGCCACGTACTCGGTGAACGG
This genomic window contains:
- a CDS encoding amidohydrolase family protein, with amino-acid sequence MTVQILTADVMVPMDQARSVHTHAGFAHEDGGIVAIGGVDELRTAYPAAPARHLSDHVLMPGLVNAHHHSGMLRGTAEHLPVWEWLRLHIDPMHRVLRPEDAEAASWLCYAEGLLSGTTTVVDMWRYMDGAARAASSLGNRVVTVNYVGEHPDYYYFDTLDDNERMLAEWTGAAGGRIMPWVGLEHPFYADDAGQRRAIALAQQYGTGLYTHCSESSLDVELFLERTGSRPMHALKDMGFMDVPRLMIAHAVWLDAGEIALMADHGVSVSHNPVSNMKLASGFAPVAELLDAGIAVGIGTDGEKENNNLDMFEEMKVASLMGKLRAMDAAAMDSWQVLEMATKGGARAIGQGDRLGSLEVGKQADAVAVRTDTPRMTPLLPEGPYANIHHNLVHAVRGGDVTLTMVAGEVVVDDGRLVNASMPELIARVRDLVPGLFARRTAYLEASGEQSGLMSAH